In Candidatus Zixiibacteriota bacterium, the following proteins share a genomic window:
- a CDS encoding type I restriction enzyme HsdR N-terminal domain-containing protein, with product MSEMDLAFEKIAVLVKDFERNESHYRSSNYTESQARKDFIDKFWMALGWDVNHDRQSNPYEQEVKVERGVAMAAGQRRADYAFYLAPNFHDVRFYVEAKKPSVDIGTKENHFQLIRYGWNSNTPLAVLTDFEHFNVLDCRYRPDMETALNRIYKKFHYSDYANHEKFGEIYWLFSREAVADGSIEKRAKELPKPRGKAIQRGLFPGGYQSIDESFLAELDEYRKDLARTFKNKNPELSSETLTELTQRTLDRLVFLRFLEDKGIEP from the coding sequence ATGTCCGAAATGGATCTGGCATTTGAGAAGATTGCGGTTCTGGTAAAAGACTTTGAACGCAATGAGTCGCATTACAGATCGAGCAATTACACAGAATCGCAGGCGCGCAAAGACTTTATAGATAAGTTTTGGATGGCCCTTGGCTGGGATGTGAACCATGACCGGCAAAGCAACCCTTATGAACAGGAAGTCAAGGTAGAGCGGGGTGTCGCAATGGCAGCAGGTCAGCGGCGGGCCGACTATGCTTTCTATCTTGCGCCCAATTTTCATGATGTGCGGTTTTATGTGGAGGCAAAGAAGCCATCAGTTGACATAGGGACAAAGGAGAACCATTTCCAACTGATCCGTTACGGCTGGAATAGCAACACGCCGCTTGCTGTTCTCACCGATTTTGAGCATTTTAATGTGCTCGATTGCCGTTATAGACCCGATATGGAAACCGCATTGAATCGCATTTATAAGAAGTTCCATTATAGCGATTATGCCAACCATGAAAAATTTGGGGAGATATACTGGCTGTTCTCGCGGGAGGCGGTTGCCGACGGGTCGATAGAAAAGCGCGCCAAGGAGCTTCCCAAGCCGCGCGGCAAGGCGATACAGCGGGGCCTGTTCCCGGGTGGGTACCAGAGCATTGACGAATCGTTTCTGGCGGAACTGGACGAGTATCGTAAGGATTTGGCCCGCACTTTCAAGAATAAAAACCCGGAGCTAAGCAGCGAGACATTAACCGAACTCACCCAGCGCACGCTTGACCGCCTTGTATTTCTGCGTTTCCTCGAAGACAAAGGGATCGAACCGTAA
- a CDS encoding sigma-54 dependent transcriptional regulator — protein sequence MPSILVIDDKESMRTMLSQTLSEEGYQVDVVEDGQKAIDLAHLKSYDLAVTDLKMPDMDGLEVLTRLKEIDSDMSVIIMTAYGTVESAVAAMKNGAYDFITKPFDPDHLTVIVERALENRRLIAENSLLREELAANLGFSEIIGQNEKMKEVSRLIQKVAASDTSVLLLGESGTGKELFARAIHNLSPRRDKPYVAINCAAIPHELLENELFGSEKGAYTSSVARKMGKFEIAEGGTIFLDEIGDMDIALQAKLLRVLQQKSFERLGGTKQVAVNVRVIAATNMDLADMIKKKLFREDLYYRLSVFPITIPPLRDRCDDIRPLAEFFISKYCREMKKQLKGLSKEALALLEKYHWPGNVRELENTVERAIILAEGKKITPDHLAIRLPTTGEIRLREGAGLKEIGAHAQMTAEKAAIVRILGQVRGNKRKCAEVLKIDYTTLFDKIKKYGIENGQV from the coding sequence ATGCCCAGCATACTCGTTATTGACGATAAAGAATCCATGCGGACCATGCTTTCGCAGACGCTGAGTGAGGAAGGATACCAGGTGGATGTCGTGGAGGATGGCCAAAAAGCGATCGATCTGGCCCACCTCAAGAGCTATGACCTGGCGGTGACCGACCTGAAGATGCCCGATATGGATGGTCTCGAGGTTCTTACCCGGCTCAAAGAGATCGACAGCGATATGTCGGTCATCATTATGACCGCTTATGGAACCGTGGAATCGGCCGTCGCGGCCATGAAAAACGGGGCTTATGATTTTATCACCAAGCCGTTCGACCCCGACCATTTGACGGTCATAGTCGAGCGGGCGTTGGAAAACCGCCGCCTGATCGCCGAAAATTCGCTTCTGCGCGAGGAATTGGCGGCCAATCTCGGATTCAGCGAAATAATCGGTCAGAATGAGAAAATGAAAGAGGTCTCGCGGCTGATACAGAAAGTCGCCGCCTCGGATACCTCGGTTCTTCTTCTGGGCGAATCGGGCACTGGCAAGGAGCTCTTTGCCCGCGCCATACATAATCTTTCGCCCCGGCGCGATAAGCCGTATGTGGCCATCAACTGCGCCGCCATACCGCATGAACTTCTCGAAAACGAGCTGTTCGGTTCCGAAAAAGGGGCCTATACCAGCTCGGTGGCGCGCAAAATGGGGAAATTCGAAATCGCCGAGGGAGGCACCATTTTCCTCGATGAAATCGGCGATATGGATATCGCGCTGCAGGCCAAACTTCTCCGCGTACTCCAGCAGAAGAGTTTCGAACGGCTGGGCGGCACCAAGCAGGTGGCGGTGAATGTCCGCGTTATCGCCGCGACCAATATGGATCTGGCCGATATGATTAAGAAAAAGCTGTTCCGCGAAGACCTATATTATCGTCTCTCGGTTTTTCCGATAACAATTCCGCCGCTGCGCGACCGGTGCGATGACATTCGCCCCCTGGCCGAGTTTTTTATCAGCAAGTATTGCCGGGAGATGAAAAAGCAGCTTAAAGGTCTTTCCAAAGAGGCTCTGGCCCTGCTTGAAAAATACCATTGGCCGGGGAATGTCCGCGAACTCGAAAATACCGTCGAGCGGGCGATTATTCTGGCGGAAGGGAAAAAAATCACCCCCGACCACCTGGCCATTCGGCTGCCCACCACCGGTGAGATTCGTCTCCGTGAGGGAGCCGGCCTTAAAGAGATCGGCGCGCACGCGCAGATGACCGCCGAGAAGGCCGCCATTGTCAGAATTCTGGGGCAGGTGCGGGGGAATAAGCGGAAATGCGCCGAGGTGCTCAAAATCGATTACACGACTCTCTTTGACAAAATAAAGAAGTATGGCATCGAAAACGGTCAGGTTTAA